One region of Nitrospirota bacterium genomic DNA includes:
- a CDS encoding radical SAM/SPASM domain-containing protein yields the protein MDFSRLWGTLPPDVLDFLLRRDVVRKMALEKGKQKLYDYLVIVNEDNRPKGVQLRRTRLLQNLLEAVNKAYEQGRVSPHVTRAIIGNLVGSTILREKERTHGFVQKYGFPPPHLLTISPTKKCNLFCKGCYAASSAGNSETLTAEVLNRIIKEKKQLWGSYLTVITGGEPLLYKDDGKGILDIFEQNNDSYFMMYTNGTLITREVARRMAQLGNVTPAISIEGFQKETDGRRGEGVYRRILQAMENLRSEGVPFGISMTATRHNAEVLLSDELIDFYFEHQGAIYAWLFQYMPIGRSYTVDLMVTPEQRVKMFQREQYLIKERNIFLVDFWNGGPYSHGCISAGRTGGYFFIDWNGNIAPCVFFPYYVSNIYDVYREDKTLDDVLFSPYFESIRTWQNLYGYAQPPRKVGNFVTPCPMRDHHDVGHSIIKRFKARPMDENAAAALEDAEYRERMRQYGREITSLTQDLWEEEYLSHEKEKEPVDERAEQSLI from the coding sequence GTGGATTTTAGCAGACTATGGGGCACATTGCCGCCGGACGTGCTGGATTTCCTTCTTCGCCGCGATGTCGTGCGAAAGATGGCTCTGGAGAAGGGGAAACAGAAGCTGTATGATTATCTGGTCATCGTGAACGAAGATAATCGGCCCAAGGGCGTTCAGCTCAGGCGGACCCGCCTCCTGCAGAACCTCCTGGAGGCGGTCAACAAGGCCTATGAGCAGGGGCGCGTTTCGCCTCATGTGACGCGAGCCATCATCGGCAATCTGGTGGGCAGCACAATCTTGAGAGAAAAAGAGCGCACCCACGGCTTCGTGCAGAAGTACGGCTTTCCGCCTCCCCATCTGCTGACCATAAGTCCCACGAAAAAGTGCAACCTCTTTTGCAAGGGCTGTTACGCAGCCAGCTCGGCGGGCAACAGCGAGACTCTGACGGCCGAGGTCCTGAACAGGATTATCAAGGAGAAGAAACAGCTCTGGGGCTCGTACCTCACGGTCATCACGGGAGGAGAGCCGCTCCTGTACAAGGATGACGGCAAGGGCATCCTGGACATATTCGAGCAGAACAACGACAGCTATTTCATGATGTACACCAACGGCACCCTCATCACCCGCGAGGTGGCCCGCCGCATGGCCCAGTTGGGCAACGTCACGCCGGCCATCTCCATAGAGGGTTTCCAGAAAGAGACCGACGGCCGGCGGGGAGAGGGAGTATACCGGAGGATACTTCAGGCCATGGAAAACCTCCGGAGCGAGGGCGTCCCCTTCGGCATAAGCATGACGGCGACCCGCCATAACGCCGAGGTGCTGCTTTCCGACGAGCTCATAGACTTTTATTTCGAGCACCAGGGAGCCATCTACGCCTGGCTCTTCCAGTACATGCCCATCGGCCGGAGCTACACGGTGGACCTCATGGTTACCCCCGAGCAGCGGGTGAAGATGTTCCAGCGGGAGCAGTACCTCATCAAGGAGAGGAACATTTTCCTGGTGGACTTCTGGAACGGCGGGCCGTACTCCCACGGGTGCATCTCCGCGGGCCGCACCGGAGGGTACTTCTTCATAGACTGGAACGGCAACATCGCGCCGTGCGTCTTTTTCCCTTACTACGTCTCCAACATCTATGACGTCTACAGGGAGGACAAGACGCTGGACGACGTGCTCTTTTCCCCGTACTTCGAGAGCATCCGCACCTGGCAGAACCTTTACGGGTACGCCCAGCCGCCCCGAAAGGTGGGCAACTTCGTCACACCCTGTCCCATGCGCGACCACCACGACGTGGGGCACAGCATCATCAAGCGCTTCAAGGCAAGGCCCATGGACGAAAACGCCGCGGCCGCCCTGGAGGACGCTGAGTACAGGGAACGGATGAGACAGTACGGCCGGGAGATAACGTCTCTTACGCAGGACCTGTGGGAAGAGGAGTACCTGAGCCACGAGAAAGAAAAAGAACCGGTCGACGAAAGGGCGGAGCAGTCTCTCATCTAG
- a CDS encoding YajQ family cyclic di-GMP-binding protein, producing MAAEHSFDIVSRVDIQEVSNAVNQAGKEISQRFDFKGSKSSIDLNRDKAEITVLSDDEHKLKSVIDILQGKLVKRGVALKSLDYGKVEQAAGDTVRQVVRLQQGIPTERAKELAKLVKDMKLKVQTEIQKDQLRVKGKNIDDLQSVIQALKERDFDFHMEFVNYR from the coding sequence ATGGCGGCTGAGCACTCTTTCGACATCGTGAGCCGGGTGGACATACAGGAGGTCAGCAACGCCGTCAACCAGGCCGGGAAGGAGATATCCCAGAGGTTCGACTTCAAGGGGAGCAAAAGCAGTATCGACCTCAACAGGGACAAGGCGGAGATAACCGTGCTCTCCGACGACGAGCACAAGCTCAAGAGCGTAATCGACATTCTTCAGGGCAAGCTGGTCAAACGGGGCGTAGCCCTGAAGTCGCTCGATTACGGGAAAGTCGAACAGGCAGCGGGCGACACCGTGCGTCAGGTCGTCCGTCTTCAGCAGGGGATACCCACCGAGCGGGCCAAGGAGTTGGCCAAGCTCGTAAAGGACATGAAGCTCAAGGTGCAGACCGAGATCCAGAAAGACCAGCTGCGGGTGAAAGGGAAGAACATAGACGACCTGCAGTCCGTCATCCAGGCCCTGAAGGAACGGGACTTCGACTTTCACATGGAGTTCGTCAATTACCGCTGA
- a CDS encoding nodulation protein NfeD: MLKRASLLLLLLLGTGAFLAPAGSSPGAQEGRERGDIPTVMVITVESVIGPVSAEFITRKLEKAQRQGVEALVMELDTPGGLDTSMRSIIKEMNASTVPVAVYVAPPGARAASAGTFITIAAHVAAMAPRTNIGAAHPVAMGGKMDETMAEKVANDAAAYIRSLAESRGRNARWAEDAVRKSVSVTEEEALKNNVIDFVAPDVQSLLAQMDGMTVETAAGEKRLNTAGAHVVREEMGFRYKVLDFLSNPNVAYMLMILGFYGIFFEMVSPGTIFPGVVGAISLILAFYSLQTLPVNYAGLLLVLLAIVLFILETQVTSFGALTIGGIISMTIGSLMLFEAGPFFKLSLSVVVTAVALTAGFFTIVIGLIIKAHKARPSTGLEGLVGLRGKAVTDITPRGGQVNVHGEIWSTVSDEHIAKGEPVTVESANGLKLKVRKTST, from the coding sequence ATGTTGAAACGAGCATCCCTGCTGCTTCTCCTTCTTCTGGGCACCGGGGCGTTTCTGGCCCCTGCCGGCAGTTCCCCCGGGGCACAGGAAGGCCGCGAACGGGGAGACATCCCTACGGTCATGGTCATCACCGTGGAGAGTGTCATCGGCCCGGTCTCGGCCGAGTTCATCACGAGAAAGCTCGAGAAGGCCCAACGGCAGGGCGTGGAAGCCCTGGTCATGGAGCTTGACACCCCCGGGGGGCTGGATACGTCCATGCGGAGCATCATCAAGGAGATGAACGCCAGCACCGTGCCTGTGGCGGTCTACGTGGCGCCGCCCGGTGCACGGGCAGCCTCCGCGGGCACCTTCATCACCATCGCCGCCCATGTGGCCGCGATGGCCCCGCGGACCAACATCGGCGCCGCCCACCCCGTGGCCATGGGCGGAAAGATGGACGAGACCATGGCCGAGAAGGTTGCCAACGACGCGGCCGCCTACATCCGCTCTCTGGCCGAGAGCCGGGGCCGGAACGCCCGATGGGCCGAGGACGCCGTGAGAAAGAGCGTCTCGGTCACCGAAGAGGAGGCCCTGAAAAATAACGTCATCGATTTTGTGGCACCGGACGTCCAGTCGCTGCTGGCGCAGATGGACGGGATGACCGTGGAGACAGCCGCCGGGGAGAAGAGGCTCAATACCGCAGGGGCGCACGTCGTGCGCGAGGAGATGGGCTTCCGCTACAAGGTGCTTGACTTCCTCAGCAACCCCAACGTGGCCTATATGCTCATGATTCTCGGGTTCTACGGTATATTCTTCGAGATGGTCAGCCCCGGGACCATCTTCCCCGGGGTCGTCGGGGCCATCAGCCTTATCCTGGCGTTCTACTCCTTGCAGACCCTGCCCGTTAATTATGCGGGGCTTCTGCTCGTGCTTCTGGCCATCGTCCTTTTCATTCTCGAAACCCAGGTGACCTCCTTCGGCGCCCTCACCATCGGCGGCATCATATCGATGACCATCGGCTCCCTCATGCTCTTTGAGGCGGGCCCGTTCTTCAAGCTCTCCCTCTCCGTGGTGGTCACCGCGGTTGCTCTCACAGCGGGTTTCTTTACCATCGTTATCGGCCTCATCATAAAGGCCCACAAGGCCCGGCCCTCCACTGGCCTTGAGGGCCTGGTGGGACTCAGGGGAAAGGCCGTGACGGACATAACCCCCCGGGGCGGACAAGTGAACGTGCACGG